One genomic segment of Fusobacterium nucleatum includes these proteins:
- a CDS encoding thiamine diphosphokinase, with protein MKIAYLFLNGELRGDKNFYLDFIKNHKGDIYCADGGANFCYELTLIPKEIYGDFDSIKNDVKEFYQEKNVKFIKFKVEKDYTDSELLLNEIQNKYDIIYCIAGLGGSIDHELTNINLLDKYSNLIFISEKEKIFKIDSDSKFNDMINTKISFVIFSDEVKALTLKGFKYNIENLDIKKGEARCISNIIIENEANLSIKSGSLLCVIKEN; from the coding sequence ATGAAAATTGCTTATTTATTTCTAAATGGAGAATTAAGAGGAGATAAAAATTTTTATTTAGACTTTATCAAAAATCATAAGGGAGATATTTACTGTGCTGATGGTGGAGCAAATTTCTGTTATGAATTAACTTTAATACCAAAAGAAATTTATGGTGATTTTGATTCTATTAAAAATGATGTGAAAGAATTTTATCAAGAAAAAAATGTTAAATTCATAAAATTTAAGGTTGAGAAAGATTATACTGATAGTGAATTACTTTTAAATGAGATACAAAATAAATATGATATAATATATTGTATTGCAGGTTTGGGTGGAAGTATAGATCATGAACTTACAAATATAAATTTATTAGATAAATATTCCAATTTAATTTTTATTTCTGAAAAAGAAAAGATTTTTAAAATTGATAGTGATAGTAAATTTAATGATATGATAAATACAAAAATATCTTTTGTAATATTTTCTGATGAAGTAAAAGCTTTAACTCTAAAAGGTTTCAAATATAATATTGAAAACTTGGATATAAAAAAAGGTGAAGCTAGATGTATAAGTAATATTATTATTGAAAATGAAGCTAATCTTTCAATAAAATCTGGCTCACTTTTATGTGTAATTAAAGAAAATTAA
- a CDS encoding FecCD family ABC transporter permease has protein sequence MKKHIKNYKSLSLLLFIILILVSTFAITVGSVSLKNLDVWKIIVNKSFNHNIFTITWEESSEIIVWTLRAPRIVTAILAGAALSFVGILMQALTKNPLASPYILGISSGASTGAVLVILIFSGSYIFISVGAFILGTLTALLVFYFANSNGFSSTKLVLVGAAISAIFSGLTSLIIAVTPNERAIRGALFWMSGSLAGATWQYIPFLFISLLIVFILVYPKYDELNILVTGDENATSLGVDVKKIRFLIMITSTFLTGIVVANTGIVGFVGLVIPHITRGLVGGNHKKVIPIAILLGAVFLVLTDTLTRTLVSSQEIPIGVITSVLGAPFFLSMLRRKSYRFGGE, from the coding sequence ATGAAAAAACATATAAAAAATTATAAAAGTTTATCTCTTCTACTATTTATTATTTTAATTTTAGTATCAACTTTTGCAATAACTGTTGGTTCAGTTTCTTTAAAAAATTTAGATGTATGGAAAATAATAGTTAATAAATCTTTTAATCATAATATTTTTACTATAACTTGGGAAGAAAGTTCTGAAATTATAGTTTGGACATTACGAGCTCCTAGAATAGTCACTGCTATATTGGCAGGTGCAGCTTTATCTTTTGTAGGAATTCTTATGCAAGCTCTTACAAAAAATCCTTTAGCAAGCCCATACATTCTTGGTATATCCTCAGGAGCAAGCACAGGAGCAGTTTTAGTTATACTTATATTTAGTGGCTCATATATTTTTATTTCAGTTGGGGCTTTTATTTTAGGTACATTGACCGCTTTACTTGTTTTCTATTTTGCTAATTCAAATGGCTTTTCAAGTACAAAACTTGTTTTAGTGGGGGCTGCTATATCTGCAATATTTTCAGGCTTAACTTCTTTAATAATAGCTGTTACCCCTAATGAAAGAGCTATACGAGGTGCTTTATTTTGGATGTCAGGAAGTTTAGCAGGGGCTACTTGGCAATATATACCATTTTTATTTATTTCTCTTCTTATAGTTTTTATTTTAGTTTATCCTAAGTATGATGAGCTTAATATATTAGTAACAGGAGATGAAAATGCTACTTCACTTGGGGTTGATGTAAAAAAAATAAGATTTTTAATAATGATTACCTCAACATTTTTAACAGGTATTGTAGTTGCAAATACAGGAATTGTTGGATTTGTTGGACTAGTTATTCCACATATTACTCGTGGGCTTGTTGGTGGAAATCATAAAAAAGTTATTCCAATTGCTATTCTTTTAGGTGCTGTTTTTTTAGTTCTCACAGATACTTTAACAAGAACACTTGTTTCATCCCAAGAAATTCCAATAGGTGTTATAACTTCGGTTTTAGGTGCTCCATTCTTTTTGAGTATGCTTAGAAGAAAATCATATAGATTTGGAGGGGAATAA
- a CDS encoding ABC transporter substrate-binding protein: MKKILFSFLLLSSLCFAKVPQRAVSAAHFSTEILLSIGAEKQMVGTAYPDNEILPSLKEKYDKIPVLSMKNPTKEQFYAVKPDFLTGWDSTVLDKNLGPIKELEKNGVQVYIMKSLHSSDINLVFEDILTYGKIFNLENNAKKVVGKMKSDLAAVQKQLPKNKVKVFTYDSGDKAPFVVGGDSIGNTIITLAGGDNIFKDIKKAWADGNWEKVLVENPDIIVIIDYGDQSAESKIKFLKEKSPIKDLKAVKNNKFVVIELADITAGVRNVDAIKKLAKAFHNITIK, translated from the coding sequence ATGAAAAAAATTTTATTTAGCTTTTTATTATTAAGTTCATTATGTTTTGCAAAAGTTCCTCAAAGAGCTGTTTCTGCTGCACATTTTAGTACAGAAATTCTTTTAAGTATTGGAGCAGAGAAACAAATGGTTGGAACTGCTTATCCAGATAATGAAATATTACCATCATTAAAAGAAAAATATGATAAAATTCCAGTTTTATCTATGAAAAATCCAACAAAAGAGCAATTCTATGCTGTTAAACCTGATTTTTTAACAGGTTGGGACTCAACTGTTTTAGATAAAAATTTAGGTCCTATAAAAGAATTAGAAAAAAATGGTGTTCAAGTTTACATAATGAAATCTCTACATAGTAGTGATATAAATCTTGTTTTTGAAGATATTTTAACTTATGGAAAAATATTTAACTTAGAAAATAATGCCAAAAAAGTTGTTGGTAAAATGAAATCTGATTTAGCTGCTGTACAAAAACAGCTACCTAAAAATAAAGTAAAAGTATTTACTTATGATAGTGGGGATAAGGCTCCTTTTGTTGTTGGTGGAGATAGTATAGGAAATACTATTATTACTTTAGCAGGTGGAGATAATATATTTAAAGACATAAAAAAAGCATGGGCTGATGGCAATTGGGAAAAAGTATTAGTTGAAAATCCAGATATCATTGTTATTATTGACTATGGAGATCAATCAGCAGAAAGTAAAATAAAATTTTTAAAGGAAAAATCTCCTATAAAAGATTTGAAAGCTGTCAAAAATAATAAATTTGTTGTAATTGAACTTGCTGATATAACAGCAGGAGTTAGAAATGTAGATGCCATAAAAAAATTAGCAAAGGCTTTTCATAACATAACTATCAAATAA
- a CDS encoding TonB-dependent receptor yields the protein MFKKITLLSLILATAVYANDEADIKLNESVITAQNFKTTVRNTASNVTIVTAKDIEEKGAQNLVDALRMVPGVMVKNYYGNIAFDIGGYSSVHAERNSIITYDGVRISAKEATNIPISAIERVEVIPNGGGILYGDGANGGVINILSKSIYGKDNNKKISGNVRTEYGSRGSYKYGFSTIAKATDKLTFKVDYSRDRYRSERDSDENGKVVSRSQEVSIDIKYKFDNADLTVKYTRNEKHRADGGDLEEANYYKNRKMVTWVARDFTRSNDWYVNYRQNIGENTELLTYIDLYDTRENDDISKTLDRDYSRKTAKLQLKHKYLNSHYFIIGTDYMKEKLKGLGYNGEYTGKNTEKTDYGIFAMNELKFGKFTFAQGLRYNKAEYDFYWRNKYPVPRNIRGEHGEQEYKNYAANLELRYDYSDTGMVYGKWSRDFRTPIAREMYYTLEGSKLKAQTQNTFEIGAKDYIAGTYISLSTFYKKTNGEIYYQGTPNKESTRPGAVVFPYYNMGDTRRLGIELLTEQYVKNFTFTESISYLNHKIVDSDFESRKNKEIPMVPNWKLGFGVGYKFNNKLNVNADVVYYGKFYDSDDPENVRPKDRGNYATVSLSANYKFENGFAINARVNNLFDKKYEDYVGYWDGTRQYSPAAGRYYSIGASYTF from the coding sequence ATGTTTAAAAAAATTACATTATTATCTTTAATCTTAGCAACTGCTGTTTATGCAAATGATGAGGCAGATATAAAATTAAATGAAAGTGTTATAACAGCACAAAACTTTAAAACTACTGTTAGAAACACAGCTTCAAATGTAACTATTGTCACAGCAAAAGATATTGAAGAAAAAGGTGCTCAAAATTTAGTTGATGCACTAAGAATGGTTCCTGGTGTAATGGTTAAAAATTACTATGGAAACATAGCTTTTGACATTGGTGGTTATAGTTCTGTTCATGCTGAAAGAAACTCAATTATTACTTATGACGGTGTTAGAATATCTGCAAAAGAAGCTACTAATATTCCAATAAGTGCTATTGAAAGAGTGGAAGTAATCCCAAATGGTGGAGGCATTCTATATGGAGATGGAGCAAATGGTGGGGTTATAAATATTCTTTCTAAAAGTATTTATGGAAAAGATAATAACAAAAAAATTTCTGGAAATGTTAGAACAGAGTATGGTAGTAGAGGTTCTTATAAATATGGTTTTAGTACAATTGCAAAAGCCACTGATAAATTAACTTTTAAAGTTGATTATTCAAGAGATAGATATAGAAGTGAGAGAGATTCTGATGAAAATGGAAAAGTAGTTAGTAGATCACAAGAAGTTTCAATTGATATAAAATATAAATTTGACAATGCTGATTTAACTGTAAAATACACAAGAAATGAGAAACACCGTGCAGATGGTGGAGATTTAGAAGAAGCCAACTATTATAAAAATAGAAAAATGGTTACTTGGGTTGCAAGAGATTTCACAAGGTCAAATGATTGGTATGTTAATTATAGACAAAATATTGGAGAAAATACAGAATTATTAACTTATATAGATTTATATGATACTAGAGAAAATGATGACATTTCAAAAACTCTTGATAGAGATTATTCAAGAAAAACTGCTAAACTACAACTAAAACATAAATATTTGAATAGTCATTATTTTATAATTGGAACTGACTATATGAAAGAAAAGTTAAAAGGTTTAGGTTATAATGGGGAGTATACTGGAAAAAATACTGAAAAAACTGATTATGGTATTTTTGCTATGAATGAACTGAAATTTGGAAAATTTACTTTTGCACAAGGTTTAAGGTATAATAAAGCAGAATATGATTTTTATTGGAGAAATAAATACCCTGTACCTAGAAATATAAGAGGAGAACATGGAGAACAAGAATATAAAAACTATGCTGCTAATTTAGAATTAAGATATGATTATTCAGATACTGGTATGGTTTATGGAAAATGGTCAAGAGATTTTAGAACGCCTATAGCAAGAGAAATGTATTATACATTAGAAGGTTCAAAATTAAAAGCTCAAACTCAGAATACATTTGAAATAGGGGCAAAAGATTATATCGCAGGAACTTATATAAGCTTATCTACTTTTTATAAGAAAACAAATGGTGAAATTTATTATCAAGGAACTCCAAATAAAGAATCTACTAGACCAGGTGCAGTGGTCTTCCCTTATTATAATATGGGAGATACTCGTAGACTTGGTATAGAGCTATTAACTGAACAATATGTGAAGAATTTTACTTTTACAGAATCTATTTCATATCTAAACCATAAAATAGTTGATTCTGATTTTGAATCAAGAAAAAATAAAGAAATTCCTATGGTACCAAATTGGAAATTAGGTTTTGGAGTAGGATATAAGTTTAATAATAAATTAAATGTAAATGCTGATGTAGTTTACTATGGAAAGTTCTATGATTCAGATGATCCTGAAAATGTAAGACCTAAGGATCGTGGAAACTATGCTACTGTAAGCCTTTCTGCAAACTATAAATTTGAAAATGGTTTTGCTATAAATGCTAGAGTAAATAATTTATTTGATAAAAAATATGAAGACTATGTTGGATATTGGGATGGAACTCGTCAATATTCACCTGCTGCTGGAAGATATTATTCAATTGGAGCAAGTTACACTTTCTAA
- a CDS encoding ABC transporter permease codes for MKRYFQIIKAYLRGSLMYQMEYKFNFLVGGSFELIWMAMYIIFINVAFLHTKDINGWNKYQMLMLTFQGGLMDSVFTFAVVPGLKRLPELINKGTLDFLLLKPVNKKFNISFNEFDIPQIKNIFINIFGIIYCIKKLHIVLTPVKILIYILLSINGFLMIYSIMFMLMSLAFWFMRMDIVMGIGSELITVGNKPMSIYPNIIQKFLIFIVPLFVCFNFPILYIVKGLNLYFIIYSFIATAICFMILNFIFKRGLRRYVSAGS; via the coding sequence GTGAAAAGATATTTTCAGATAATAAAAGCATATTTAAGAGGTTCTTTGATGTATCAAATGGAGTATAAATTTAATTTTTTAGTAGGAGGAAGCTTTGAACTTATATGGATGGCTATGTATATAATATTTATAAATGTAGCATTTTTACATACCAAAGATATAAATGGTTGGAATAAATATCAAATGTTAATGCTTACCTTTCAAGGTGGACTTATGGATTCAGTGTTTACATTTGCAGTAGTACCAGGGCTAAAAAGATTACCAGAATTGATAAATAAGGGAACATTAGATTTTTTATTGTTAAAACCTGTCAATAAAAAATTTAATATTTCATTTAATGAATTTGATATTCCACAAATAAAAAATATTTTTATAAATATATTTGGGATTATTTACTGTATAAAAAAACTCCACATAGTACTCACACCTGTAAAAATTTTAATATATATTTTATTATCAATTAATGGATTTTTAATGATATATTCAATTATGTTTATGCTGATGAGTTTAGCATTTTGGTTTATGAGAATGGATATTGTTATGGGGATTGGTTCAGAGTTAATTACTGTTGGAAATAAACCAATGTCAATTTATCCTAATATTATTCAAAAATTTTTAATCTTTATCGTTCCATTATTTGTTTGTTTTAACTTTCCAATTTTATATATAGTAAAGGGCTTAAATTTATATTTTATTATTTATTCCTTTATAGCAACAGCTATTTGTTTTATGATTTTAAATTTCATTTTTAAAAGGGGGCTAAGAAGATATGTCAGTGCAGGAAGTTAA
- the pepF gene encoding oligoendopeptidase F, protein MKDRNTIDKKYKWNLNDIYENYDIWESDLGKFEKLTKEVPKFKGEIKKSPEKFVELEILMEKIAKLLDRLYLYPYMLKDLDSTDEITSIKMQEIEMIYSKFATETAWISPEMLEIPEETMNEWIKKYPELQERKFGLSEMYRLRKHVLSEDKEQLLSHFSQFMGSSSDIYAELSISDIKWNTVKFSTGEEIPVSNGVYSKILATNRNQEDRKLAFEALYKSYENSKNTFAAIYRAIVQRNVASCNARNYTSSLDRALENKNIPREVYFSLVESAQENTAPLRRYVELRKKALKLKEYHYYDNSINIVDYDKVFKYDDAKEIVLKSVEPLGEDYQQKMKRAISEGWLDVFETKNKRSGAYSINIYDVHPYMLLNYQETMDDVFTLAHELGHTLHSMLSSEAQPYSTADYTIFVAEVASTFNERLILDYMLKNSDDSLEKIALLEQALGNIVGTYYIQTLFATYEYEVHKMIEEYKAITPDILSEIMFNLFKKYFGDTVTIDELQKIIWARIPHFYNSPFYVYQYATSFASSAKLYEDLKSNPENREKYLTLLKSGGNNHPMEQLKLAGVDLTKKESFDAVAKEFDRLLDILENELKKINLI, encoded by the coding sequence TTGAAAGATAGAAATACAATAGATAAAAAATATAAATGGAACTTAAATGATATTTATGAAAATTATGATATATGGGAAAGTGATTTAGGAAAATTTGAAAAACTTACAAAAGAAGTTCCTAAATTTAAAGGTGAGATAAAAAAGAGTCCTGAAAAATTTGTAGAGTTAGAAATATTAATGGAAAAGATAGCAAAACTTTTAGATAGATTATATCTTTATCCATATATGTTAAAGGATTTAGATTCAACAGATGAAATTACTTCTATAAAAATGCAAGAGATAGAAATGATTTATTCAAAGTTTGCAACTGAAACTGCTTGGATAAGTCCAGAGATGTTAGAGATTCCAGAAGAAACTATGAATGAATGGATAAAAAAATATCCTGAATTACAAGAAAGAAAATTTGGGTTATCTGAAATGTACAGATTAAGAAAGCATGTACTTTCAGAAGATAAAGAACAATTACTTTCTCATTTTTCACAATTTATGGGCTCATCTTCTGATATATATGCTGAACTTTCAATATCAGATATAAAATGGAATACTGTTAAATTCTCAACTGGTGAAGAAATTCCAGTATCAAATGGAGTTTATTCAAAAATTTTAGCAACTAATAGAAATCAAGAAGATAGAAAATTAGCTTTTGAAGCACTATATAAAAGTTATGAAAATAGTAAAAATACTTTTGCAGCAATATATAGAGCTATTGTACAAAGAAATGTTGCTTCTTGTAATGCTAGAAATTATACATCTTCACTTGATAGAGCCTTAGAAAACAAGAATATTCCTAGAGAAGTGTATTTTTCTTTGGTTGAATCTGCACAAGAGAATACTGCACCTCTTAGAAGATATGTAGAACTTAGAAAAAAAGCATTAAAATTAAAAGAATATCATTACTATGACAATAGTATAAATATAGTTGATTATGACAAAGTTTTTAAATATGATGATGCTAAGGAAATTGTTTTAAAATCTGTTGAGCCATTAGGAGAAGACTATCAACAAAAAATGAAAAGAGCCATAAGTGAAGGTTGGCTTGATGTTTTTGAAACTAAAAATAAAAGAAGTGGAGCATATTCAATAAATATTTATGATGTTCACCCTTATATGCTTTTAAATTATCAAGAGACTATGGATGATGTATTTACTTTGGCACATGAGTTAGGACATACATTACATAGTATGTTATCAAGTGAAGCACAACCTTATTCAACAGCAGATTATACGATATTTGTTGCAGAGGTAGCTTCAACATTTAATGAAAGATTAATTTTAGATTATATGTTAAAAAATTCAGATGATAGTTTAGAAAAAATAGCTTTACTTGAACAAGCATTAGGAAATATAGTTGGAACTTATTATATACAAACTCTATTTGCAACTTATGAATATGAAGTACATAAGATGATAGAAGAGTATAAGGCAATTACTCCTGATATTTTAAGTGAAATTATGTTTAATTTATTTAAAAAATATTTTGGAGATACAGTTACAATAGATGAATTACAAAAAATTATTTGGGCTAGAATACCTCATTTTTATAATTCACCTTTCTATGTCTACCAGTATGCAACTTCATTTGCAAGTTCAGCAAAACTATATGAAGACTTAAAATCTAATCCTGAAAATAGAGAAAAATATTTAACTCTTTTAAAATCAGGTGGAAATAATCATCCAATGGAACAATTAAAATTAGCAGGTGTAGATTTGACTAAAAAAGAATCTTTTGATGCTGTGGCAAAAGAATTTGATAGATTACTTGATATTTTAGAAAATGAATTGAAGAAAATAAATTTAATTTAA
- a CDS encoding ABC transporter ATP-binding protein, producing the protein MIEVKKLNFSIENKKIIQDISIKVNQGQFIGVIGANGSGKSTLLKNVYRFLKYDSGNIKLKNVDLYSYSSKSLAKEMAVLAQKQNMNFDFSVEEIVEMGRYAYKHSIFDSEENKNSKFIEDALNAVGMYKMKDRSFLSLSGGEMQRVLIARALAQNTEILILDEPTNHLDIKYQIQIMELVKETRKTILAVIHDINIASSYCNYIYALKDGKICFEGSPEEIFTKEKIKNIFDVEADVLIHPKNKKPLIVF; encoded by the coding sequence TTGATAGAAGTTAAAAAGTTAAATTTTTCAATAGAAAATAAAAAAATTATACAAGATATATCTATTAAAGTCAATCAAGGACAGTTTATAGGAGTTATTGGAGCAAATGGTTCTGGAAAAAGTACTCTTTTAAAAAATGTATATAGATTTTTAAAATATGATTCAGGAAATATTAAGCTTAAGAATGTAGATTTATATAGCTATTCTTCAAAAAGCTTAGCAAAAGAAATGGCAGTTTTGGCTCAAAAACAAAATATGAATTTTGATTTTTCAGTTGAAGAAATTGTTGAAATGGGAAGATATGCTTATAAACATTCAATTTTTGATTCAGAAGAAAATAAAAATTCTAAGTTTATAGAAGATGCTTTGAATGCTGTTGGCATGTATAAAATGAAAGATAGAAGTTTCTTAAGTCTTTCAGGTGGAGAAATGCAAAGGGTTTTAATTGCAAGAGCCTTAGCTCAAAATACAGAAATTTTAATATTAGATGAACCTACAAATCATTTGGATATAAAATATCAAATTCAAATTATGGAATTAGTGAAGGAAACAAGAAAAACTATCTTAGCAGTTATTCATGACATAAATATTGCAAGTTCTTATTGCAACTATATTTATGCTTTAAAAGATGGTAAAATTTGTTTTGAAGGTTCTCCAGAAGAAATATTTACAAAAGAAAAAATAAAAAATATTTTTGATGTTGAAGCAGATGTATTAATACATCCCAAAAATAAAAAACCATTGATAGTTTTTTAA
- a CDS encoding uracil-xanthine permease family protein: MEKLSLQTKIVLGMQHVLAMFGATVLVPFLTGLNPSIALICAGIGTLIFHSVTKGIVPVFLGSSFAFIGATALVFKEQGVAILKGGIISAGLVYVIMSFIVLKFGVERIKSFFPPVVVGPIIMVIGLRLSPVALSMAGYSNNTFDKDSLIIALVVVITMIFISILKKSFFRLVPILISVAVGYIVAYFMGDVDLSKVHEASWIGLPTGAWDTITTLPKFTFSGVLALAPIALVVFIEHIGDITTNGAVVGKDFFKDPGVHRTLLGDGLATMSAGLLGGPANTTYGENTGVLAVTKVYDPAILRIAACFAIVLGLIGKFGVILQTIPQPVMGGVSIILFGMIAAVGVRTIVEAQLDFTHSRNLMIAALIFVLGIAIGDITIWGTISISGLALAALVGIVLNKVLPEDK; encoded by the coding sequence ATGGAAAAACTTAGTTTACAAACAAAAATAGTATTGGGAATGCAACATGTACTTGCAATGTTCGGAGCAACTGTATTAGTACCTTTTTTAACAGGACTTAATCCTTCAATAGCACTTATTTGTGCAGGAATTGGAACTTTAATATTCCACAGTGTCACAAAGGGAATAGTACCTGTGTTTTTAGGCTCATCTTTTGCTTTTATAGGAGCAACTGCCTTAGTTTTTAAGGAACAAGGAGTTGCTATATTAAAAGGTGGTATTATATCTGCTGGGCTTGTGTATGTTATTATGTCTTTTATTGTTTTAAAATTTGGTGTTGAAAGAATTAAATCATTTTTTCCACCAGTTGTAGTAGGTCCAATAATAATGGTTATTGGATTAAGACTTAGTCCAGTGGCATTGAGTATGGCAGGATACAGCAACAATACTTTTGATAAAGATAGTTTAATTATTGCATTAGTTGTCGTTATCACTATGATATTTATTAGTATCTTAAAGAAATCATTTTTTAGATTAGTTCCAATTTTGATTTCAGTTGCTGTTGGATATATTGTTGCTTACTTTATGGGAGATGTTGACTTATCAAAAGTACATGAAGCAAGCTGGATAGGTTTACCAACAGGTGCTTGGGATACTATAACTACATTACCTAAATTTACTTTTTCAGGAGTTCTTGCACTTGCACCAATAGCTTTGGTTGTATTTATAGAACATATTGGAGATATAACAACTAATGGTGCTGTTGTTGGCAAAGATTTCTTTAAAGATCCTGGAGTTCATAGAACATTATTAGGAGATGGACTTGCTACAATGTCAGCAGGACTTTTAGGTGGACCTGCTAACACAACTTATGGTGAAAATACAGGGGTTCTTGCTGTAACAAAAGTTTATGATCCTGCAATTTTAAGAATTGCAGCTTGTTTTGCAATAGTTTTAGGACTTATAGGAAAATTTGGAGTAATACTTCAAACAATACCTCAACCAGTAATGGGAGGAGTTTCTATAATACTATTTGGAATGATAGCAGCTGTTGGGGTAAGAACAATAGTTGAAGCTCAACTTGATTTTACACACTCAAGAAATTTAATGATAGCAGCCTTAATATTTGTTTTAGGAATTGCTATTGGAGATATAACTATCTGGGGAACAATTTCTATTTCAGGTCTAGCATTAGCTGCACTTGTAGGAATAGTTTTAAATAAAGTTTTACCAGAAGATAAATAA
- a CDS encoding S-ribosylhomocysteine lyase: protein MERIASFQVDHKKLNRGIYVSRLDEINGNYITTFDVRMKLPNREPVINIAELHTIEHLGATFLRNHPIIKNEIIYFGPMGCRTGFYVILKGKLESKDIVELMKEMFDFISKFEGDIPGASDIECGNYLDQNLPMARYEAKKYLEETLNNIKEENLIYPES from the coding sequence ATGGAAAGAATAGCAAGTTTTCAAGTTGACCATAAAAAATTAAATAGAGGAATTTATGTATCAAGACTTGATGAGATAAATGGTAATTATATAACAACTTTTGATGTAAGAATGAAATTGCCCAATAGAGAACCTGTTATAAATATTGCTGAGTTACATACAATAGAACATTTAGGAGCAACATTTTTAAGAAATCATCCTATCATAAAAAATGAAATTATTTATTTTGGACCTATGGGTTGTAGAACAGGTTTTTATGTTATTTTAAAAGGAAAATTAGAATCAAAAGATATAGTTGAACTTATGAAAGAAATGTTTGATTTTATAAGTAAATTTGAAGGAGATATTCCTGGTGCTTCTGATATTGAATGTGGAAACTATCTAGATCAAAATTTACCTATGGCTAGATATGAAGCTAAAAAATATTTAGAAGAAACATTAAATAATATAAAAGAAGAAAATTTAATTTATCCTGAATCATGA
- a CDS encoding thioesterase family protein yields the protein MLEVGMKLEVEKLVTDNDTASKAASGAVEVLATPFMIAWMEEASLHLAQKGLEDGLTTVGTEVNIKHLKGTLVGKTVKIVSILKEIDRKKLVFDVEVFEDGVVVGTGTHTRFIIDPVKFYEKLKNTK from the coding sequence ATGTTAGAAGTTGGAATGAAATTAGAGGTTGAAAAACTTGTAACTGATAACGATACTGCTTCAAAAGCTGCATCAGGAGCTGTTGAAGTTTTAGCTACTCCTTTCATGATAGCTTGGATGGAAGAAGCTTCTTTACATTTGGCACAAAAAGGATTAGAAGATGGACTAACAACAGTTGGAACAGAAGTTAATATTAAACATTTAAAAGGAACTTTGGTTGGAAAAACTGTTAAAATAGTTTCTATTTTAAAGGAAATAGATAGAAAAAAACTTGTATTTGATGTAGAAGTTTTTGAAGATGGAGTTGTTGTAGGAACAGGAACTCATACAAGATTTATTATTGATCCAGTGAAATTTTATGAAAAATTAAAAAATACAAAATAA